Proteins from a single region of Pseudomonas quebecensis:
- a CDS encoding succinate dehydrogenase iron-sulfur subunit — MLKVSVYRYNPDQDAAPFMQEFQVDTGGKDLMVLDVLALIKEQDEGFSYRRSCREGVCGSDGMNINGKNGLACITPLSAVVKGNKLIVRPLPGLPVIRDLVVDMSIFYKQYEKVKPFLQNDTPAPAIERLQSPEERDKLDGLYECILCACCSTSCPSFWWNPDKFLGPAALLQAYRFLADSRDTKTSERLASLDDPFSVFRCRGIMNCVNVCPKGLNPTKAIGHIRNMLLQSGV, encoded by the coding sequence ATGTTGAAAGTCAGTGTTTATCGCTACAACCCTGATCAGGACGCTGCGCCGTTCATGCAGGAATTCCAGGTCGATACCGGTGGTAAAGACCTGATGGTGCTGGACGTGCTGGCCCTGATCAAAGAGCAGGACGAGGGTTTCTCCTACCGTCGCTCCTGCCGTGAAGGTGTCTGCGGCTCCGACGGCATGAACATCAACGGCAAGAACGGCCTGGCGTGCATCACGCCGCTGTCCGCCGTGGTGAAAGGCAACAAGCTGATCGTTCGTCCACTTCCAGGTTTGCCGGTTATCCGTGACCTGGTTGTCGATATGAGCATCTTCTACAAGCAATACGAGAAAGTTAAGCCGTTCCTGCAGAACGACACGCCGGCCCCGGCCATCGAGCGTCTGCAGTCCCCGGAAGAGCGCGACAAGCTCGACGGTCTGTACGAGTGCATTCTGTGCGCCTGCTGCTCGACCTCCTGCCCGTCCTTCTGGTGGAACCCGGACAAGTTCCTGGGTCCTGCTGCCCTGCTGCAAGCGTACCGCTTCCTGGCAGACAGCCGTGACACCAAGACGTCCGAGCGTCTGGCTTCGCTGGATGACCCGTTCAGCGTATTCCGCTGCCGCGGGATCATGAACTGCGTCAACGTATGTCCCAAGGGCCTGAACCCGACTAAGGCCATTGGTCACATCCGTAACATGCTGCTGCAGAGCGGCGTGTAA
- the sdhA gene encoding succinate dehydrogenase flavoprotein subunit, which yields MANIPTISFDAIIIGGGGAGMRAALQLAQGGHKTAVITKVFPTRSHTVSAQGGITCAIASADPNDDWRWHMYDTVKGSDYIGDQDAIEYMCQEGPAAVFELDHMGLPFSRTEQGRIYQRPFGGQSKDYGKGGQAARTCAASDRTGHALLHTLYQGNLKAGTTFLNEYYAVDLVKNSQGEFVGVIAICIETGETTYIRAKATVLATGGAGRIYASTTNALINTGDGVGMALRAGVPVQDIEMWQFHPTGIAGAGVLVTEGCRGEGGYLINKHGERFMERYAPNAKDLAGRDVVARSMVKEIIAGNGCGPNGDHVMLKLDHLGEEVLHSRLPGICELSKTFAHVDPVVAPVPVVPTCHYMMGGVPTNIHGQAITQDADGVDTIIPGLFAVGEVACVSVHGANRLGGNSLLDLVVFGRAAGLHLEKALTDGIEYDDATDANIEAALARLSALNERTDGEDVATLRRELQSCMQNYFGVFRTGEYMQKGIAQLADLRTRIANVKINDKSQAFNTARIEALELQNLLEVAEATAIAAEVRKESRGAHAREDYEDRDDENWLCHTLYFPGEKRVAKRAVNFSPKTVPTFEPKIRTY from the coding sequence ATGGCTAACATTCCAACTATTTCCTTCGACGCCATCATTATTGGTGGCGGCGGTGCCGGCATGCGCGCTGCGCTGCAGCTGGCCCAGGGTGGTCACAAGACTGCCGTGATCACCAAGGTGTTCCCGACGCGCTCTCACACCGTGTCGGCTCAGGGTGGCATCACCTGCGCCATCGCGTCCGCCGACCCGAACGATGACTGGCGCTGGCACATGTACGATACCGTCAAGGGTTCCGACTACATCGGTGACCAGGACGCGATCGAGTACATGTGTCAGGAAGGCCCTGCGGCGGTGTTCGAGCTGGACCACATGGGTCTGCCGTTCTCCCGTACCGAGCAAGGCCGTATCTACCAGCGTCCGTTCGGCGGCCAGTCGAAGGATTACGGTAAAGGCGGGCAGGCTGCCCGTACCTGCGCCGCGTCCGACCGTACCGGCCACGCGCTGCTGCACACCCTTTATCAGGGCAACCTGAAAGCCGGTACCACGTTCCTGAACGAGTACTACGCGGTTGACCTGGTCAAGAACTCCCAAGGCGAGTTCGTCGGTGTGATCGCCATCTGCATCGAAACCGGCGAAACCACCTACATTCGCGCCAAGGCTACCGTTCTGGCCACCGGCGGTGCGGGCCGTATCTATGCTTCCACCACCAACGCCCTGATCAACACCGGCGACGGTGTAGGTATGGCCCTGCGTGCCGGCGTGCCGGTGCAGGACATTGAAATGTGGCAGTTCCACCCGACCGGTATTGCCGGCGCCGGCGTACTGGTGACCGAAGGTTGCCGTGGTGAAGGTGGTTACCTGATCAACAAGCATGGCGAGCGTTTCATGGAGCGCTATGCGCCGAACGCCAAGGACCTTGCCGGTCGTGACGTTGTTGCCCGTTCGATGGTTAAAGAGATCATCGCCGGCAACGGTTGCGGTCCGAATGGCGACCACGTGATGCTCAAGCTCGATCACCTGGGCGAAGAAGTGCTGCACAGCCGTCTGCCAGGCATCTGCGAACTGTCCAAGACTTTTGCGCACGTTGACCCGGTAGTTGCTCCGGTTCCGGTTGTTCCGACTTGCCACTATATGATGGGCGGCGTGCCGACCAACATCCATGGCCAGGCGATCACTCAGGACGCCGATGGCGTTGACACCATCATCCCTGGTCTGTTCGCAGTGGGTGAAGTGGCATGCGTATCGGTTCACGGTGCCAACCGCCTGGGCGGTAACTCGTTGCTCGACCTGGTGGTATTCGGTCGTGCGGCAGGCCTGCACCTCGAGAAGGCGCTGACCGACGGTATCGAGTACGACGACGCCACCGACGCCAACATCGAGGCCGCCCTGGCGCGCCTGTCCGCTCTGAACGAGCGCACCGATGGCGAAGACGTGGCAACCCTGCGTCGCGAGCTGCAAAGCTGCATGCAGAACTACTTCGGTGTATTCCGTACCGGCGAATACATGCAGAAGGGTATCGCCCAACTGGCCGACCTGCGTACGCGCATCGCCAACGTCAAGATCAACGATAAGAGCCAGGCGTTCAACACCGCTCGTATCGAAGCCCTTGAACTGCAAAACCTGCTGGAAGTGGCCGAAGCGACCGCGATTGCCGCCGAGGTTCGTAAAGAATCCCGTGGTGCGCACGCGCGTGAAGACTACGAAGACCGCGACGACGAGAACTGGCTGTGCCACACCCTGTACTTCCCGGGTGAAAAGCGCGTTGCCAAGCGTGCCGTGAACTTCTCGCCGAAAACGGTTCCGACCTTTGAACCGAAGATTCGGACTTACTAA
- the sdhD gene encoding succinate dehydrogenase, hydrophobic membrane anchor protein, producing MVTSVTNLSRSGLYDWMAQRVSAVVLAAYFIFLIGYLVANPGIGYEQWHGLFAHNAMRIFSLLALVALGAHAWVGMWTIATDYLTPMALGKSATAVRFLFQAVCGIAMFAYFVWGVQILWGI from the coding sequence ATGGTAACCAGCGTTACGAACCTATCGCGTTCGGGCCTCTACGACTGGATGGCGCAGCGCGTGTCTGCGGTTGTTCTCGCGGCTTATTTCATTTTCCTGATCGGATACCTCGTCGCAAACCCGGGCATCGGCTATGAGCAATGGCACGGCCTGTTTGCCCATAATGCGATGCGAATCTTCAGTCTGCTGGCACTTGTGGCCCTGGGCGCTCACGCCTGGGTCGGCATGTGGACCATCGCGACCGACTACCTCACGCCAATGGCGCTGGGCAAGTCCGCGACTGCAGTACGTTTCCTCTTCCAGGCAGTATGCGGCATCGCGATGTTCGCTTACTTCGTCTGGGGTGTGCAGATTCTTTGGGGTATCTGA
- the sdhC gene encoding succinate dehydrogenase, cytochrome b556 subunit produces MKNSQRPVNLDLRTIKLPITGVTSFLHRVSGIILFLGLGIMLYALSKSLGSEEGYAEVKAYLTSPLAKFVAWGLLSALLYHLVAGVRHLIMDMGIGETLEGGRLGSKIIIAISVVLIVLAGVWIW; encoded by the coding sequence GTGAAGAATAGCCAACGACCTGTAAACCTAGACCTAAGGACCATCAAACTCCCCATCACCGGCGTTACGTCGTTCCTGCACCGTGTTTCCGGCATCATCCTGTTCCTGGGCTTGGGCATCATGCTTTACGCATTGAGCAAATCCCTGGGTTCCGAGGAAGGTTACGCCGAGGTGAAGGCATACTTGACCAGCCCGCTGGCCAAGTTCGTAGCATGGGGCCTCCTGTCCGCTCTGCTGTATCACCTGGTAGCCGGTGTGCGCCACTTGATCATGGACATGGGCATCGGTGAGACGCTGGAAGGCGGCCGCCTGGGCTCGAAAATCATCATCGCCATTTCCGTGGTGCTGATCGTTCTGGCAGGAGTTTGGATATGGTAA
- the gltA gene encoding citrate synthase, with amino-acid sequence MADKKAQLIIEGAAPVELPILTGTVGPDVIDVRGLTATGRFTFDPGFMSTASCESKITYIDGDNGILLHRGYPIEQLAEKSDYLETCYLLLNGELPTAEQKAQFVSTVKNHTMVHEQLKTFFNGFRRDAHPMAVMCGVVGALSAFYHDSLDINNPQHREISAIRLVAKMPTLAAMVYKYSMGQPMMYPRNDLTYAENFLHMMFNTPCEIKPISPVLAKAMDRIFILHADHEQNASTSTVRLAGSSGANPFACIAAGIAALWGPAHGGANEAVLTMLDEIGDVSNIDTFIAKAKDKNDPFKLMGFGHRVYKNRDPRATVMKQTCDEVLKELGIKNDPQLELAMRLEEIALTDPYFIERSLYPNVDFYSGIILKAIGIPTSMFTVIFALARTVGWISHWKEMLSSPYKIGRPRQLYTGYESRDITKLEDRH; translated from the coding sequence ATGGCTGACAAAAAAGCGCAGTTGATCATCGAGGGCGCAGCCCCCGTCGAGCTGCCCATTTTAACCGGCACCGTTGGTCCCGATGTTATCGACGTACGGGGCCTGACGGCCACGGGCCGTTTCACGTTCGACCCAGGCTTCATGTCGACCGCCTCTTGCGAGTCGAAGATCACCTATATCGACGGCGACAATGGCATCCTGCTGCACCGGGGCTACCCGATCGAGCAACTGGCTGAAAAATCGGACTACCTGGAAACCTGCTACCTGCTGCTCAATGGCGAATTGCCAACAGCCGAGCAGAAAGCCCAGTTTGTCAGCACCGTGAAGAACCACACCATGGTTCACGAGCAGTTGAAGACCTTCTTCAACGGCTTCCGTCGCGACGCCCACCCGATGGCCGTCATGTGCGGCGTGGTCGGCGCCCTGTCGGCCTTCTATCACGACTCCCTCGACATCAATAACCCGCAGCATCGCGAAATCTCCGCGATCCGCCTGGTTGCCAAGATGCCGACCCTGGCCGCAATGGTTTACAAGTACTCCATGGGCCAACCCATGATGTACCCGCGCAACGACCTGACGTACGCGGAAAACTTCCTGCACATGATGTTCAACACCCCGTGCGAGATCAAACCGATCAGCCCGGTACTCGCCAAGGCCATGGACCGGATCTTCATCCTCCACGCCGACCACGAGCAGAACGCCTCCACCTCCACCGTGCGTCTGGCCGGCTCTTCGGGTGCCAACCCGTTCGCCTGTATCGCCGCCGGTATCGCCGCGCTCTGGGGCCCTGCCCACGGCGGTGCGAACGAAGCCGTGTTGACCATGCTCGATGAAATCGGCGATGTCTCGAACATCGACACCTTCATCGCCAAGGCCAAGGACAAGAACGATCCGTTCAAGCTGATGGGCTTCGGTCACCGGGTCTACAAGAACCGCGACCCGCGTGCCACCGTGATGAAGCAGACCTGCGACGAAGTGTTGAAGGAACTGGGCATCAAGAACGACCCGCAACTCGAACTGGCCATGCGCCTGGAAGAGATCGCCCTGACCGACCCATACTTCATCGAACGCTCGCTGTACCCGAACGTCGACTTCTACTCGGGGATCATCCTCAAGGCGATCGGCATTCCAACCAGCATGTTCACCGTGATCTTCGCCCTGGCGCGGACCGTGGGCTGGATCTCCCACTGGAAAGAAATGCTCTCCAGCCCGTACAAGATTGGCCGCCCGCGCCAGCTGTACACCGGCTACGAGTCGCGTGACATCACCAAGCTGGAAGATCGGCACTAA
- a CDS encoding cation acetate symporter, producing the protein MIRRLLAVFGASLFAPALWAADALTGEVHKQPLNVSAIVMFVVFVGATLCITYWASKRNKSAADYYAAGGKITGFQNGLAIAGDYMSAASFLGISALVFTSGYDGLIYSIGFLVGWPIILFLIAERLRNLGKYTFADVASYRLGQTQIRSLSACGSLVVVAFYLIAQMVGAGKLIQLLFGLDYHVAVILVGILMCLYVLFGGMLATTWVQIIKAVLLLSGASFMALMVMKHVNFDFNTLFSEAIKVHPKGEAIMSPGGLVKDPVSAFSLGLALMFGTAGLPHILMRFFTVSDAKEARKSVLYATGFIGYFYILTFIIGFGAILLVSTNPAFKDAAGALLGGNNMAAVHLANAVGGSIFLGFISAVAFATILAVVAGLTLAGASAVSHDLYASVIKKGKANEKDEIRVSKITTVALGVLAIGLGILFESQNIAFMVGLAFSIAASCNFPVLLLSMYWKNLTTRGAMIGGWLGLVSAVGLMVLGPTIWVSILHHEKAIFPYEYPALFSMIIAFIGIWFFSITDKSAAAEKERALYFPQFVRSQTGLGASGAVNH; encoded by the coding sequence ATGATCCGTCGTCTACTGGCAGTATTCGGCGCTTCGCTTTTTGCTCCCGCCCTGTGGGCGGCCGACGCATTGACCGGTGAAGTGCACAAGCAACCGCTGAACGTCTCGGCCATCGTGATGTTTGTGGTCTTCGTCGGTGCAACCCTATGCATTACCTACTGGGCCTCCAAGCGCAACAAGTCGGCGGCCGACTACTACGCGGCCGGCGGCAAGATCACCGGTTTCCAGAACGGCCTGGCGATCGCCGGTGACTACATGTCGGCGGCCTCGTTCCTGGGGATCTCCGCGCTGGTGTTCACGTCTGGCTACGACGGGCTGATCTACTCGATCGGCTTCCTGGTGGGCTGGCCGATCATTTTGTTCCTGATCGCCGAGCGCCTGCGTAACCTGGGCAAATACACCTTTGCTGACGTGGCGTCCTACCGCCTGGGCCAGACCCAGATCCGCAGCCTGTCGGCCTGTGGTTCGCTGGTGGTGGTGGCGTTCTACCTGATCGCACAGATGGTGGGGGCGGGCAAGCTGATCCAGCTGCTGTTCGGCCTGGACTACCATGTGGCGGTGATCCTGGTGGGTATCCTGATGTGCCTGTACGTGCTGTTCGGCGGCATGCTCGCGACCACTTGGGTGCAGATCATCAAGGCGGTGCTGTTGCTGTCGGGTGCCTCGTTCATGGCGCTGATGGTAATGAAGCACGTCAACTTCGATTTCAACACGCTGTTCTCCGAGGCGATCAAGGTTCACCCTAAAGGTGAGGCGATCATGAGCCCCGGCGGCCTGGTGAAAGACCCTGTCTCCGCATTCTCCCTGGGCCTGGCGCTGATGTTCGGCACCGCCGGCCTGCCGCATATCCTGATGCGCTTCTTCACGGTGAGCGACGCCAAGGAAGCGCGCAAGAGCGTGCTGTATGCCACGGGCTTTATCGGCTACTTCTATATCCTGACCTTTATCATCGGCTTCGGCGCGATCCTGCTGGTCAGCACCAATCCGGCATTCAAGGATGCTGCAGGCGCCTTGCTGGGCGGTAACAACATGGCGGCGGTGCACCTGGCCAACGCGGTGGGTGGCAGTATCTTCCTGGGCTTCATCTCGGCCGTGGCATTTGCCACTATCCTGGCGGTGGTGGCCGGTTTGACCCTGGCGGGCGCATCGGCGGTGTCTCACGACCTGTATGCCAGCGTGATCAAGAAAGGCAAGGCCAACGAGAAAGATGAGATTCGTGTGTCGAAGATCACCACCGTGGCCCTGGGTGTGTTGGCGATCGGCCTGGGTATCCTGTTCGAAAGTCAGAACATTGCGTTCATGGTGGGCCTGGCGTTCTCCATAGCCGCCAGCTGTAACTTCCCGGTGCTGCTGCTTTCCATGTACTGGAAAAACCTCACCACCCGTGGCGCCATGATCGGCGGTTGGCTGGGCCTGGTCAGTGCCGTGGGCCTGATGGTCCTGGGGCCGACCATCTGGGTCTCGATCCTGCATCATGAAAAGGCCATCTTCCCGTACGAGTACCCGGCGCTGTTCTCGATGATCATCGCGTTCATCGGCATCTGGTTCTTCTCCATCACCGACAAGTCGGCGGCGGCAGAGAAAGAACGTGCGCTGTACTTCCCGCAGTTTGTGCGTTCACAGACGGGCCTGGGGGCGAGTGGGGCAGTGAATCATTGA
- a CDS encoding DUF485 domain-containing protein, translating into MNDSIYLSIQNSPRFKELVRKRERFAWILSAIMLGLYSGFILLIAYGPQVLGAKLSPGSSITWGIPLGVGLIVSAFVLTAIYVRRANGEFDDLNNAILKEAAQ; encoded by the coding sequence ATGAACGACAGCATTTACCTATCGATTCAAAACAGCCCGCGCTTCAAGGAGCTGGTGAGGAAAAGGGAGCGATTCGCCTGGATTCTCTCGGCCATCATGCTAGGGCTCTACTCCGGTTTCATCCTGTTGATCGCCTACGGGCCTCAAGTGCTGGGGGCCAAACTCAGCCCTGGTTCGTCGATTACCTGGGGCATTCCCCTGGGTGTCGGGTTGATCGTCTCCGCCTTCGTCCTCACCGCCATCTATGTGCGTCGGGCCAATGGCGAGTTTGACGACCTGAACAATGCGATTCTCAAGGAGGCTGCGCAATGA
- a CDS encoding glycine betaine ABC transporter substrate-binding protein, producing MKMRRLLGAAATLVVAMSSTLASADSKTLSIGYVDGWSDSVATTHVAAEVIKEKLGYDVKLQAVATGIMWQGVATGKLDAMLSAWLPVTHGEYWAKNKDKVVDYGPNFKDAKIGLIVPEYVKAKSIEDLKTDTTFKNKIVGIDAGSGVMLKTDEAIKQYGLDYKLQASSGAAMIAELTRAEDKQESIAVTGWVPHWMFAKWKLRFLDDPKGVYGAAETVNSIGSKGLEAKAPEVAAFLKKFQWASKDEIGEVMLAIQEGAKPDAAAKDWVAKHPERVAEWTGK from the coding sequence ATGAAGATGCGACGACTCTTGGGCGCAGCTGCCACTCTGGTGGTTGCGATGAGCTCCACACTGGCCAGCGCCGACAGCAAAACCCTGAGCATCGGCTACGTGGACGGTTGGTCCGACAGCGTTGCCACCACCCATGTGGCGGCTGAGGTGATCAAAGAGAAGCTCGGTTATGACGTGAAACTGCAGGCGGTCGCCACCGGGATCATGTGGCAGGGCGTGGCCACCGGCAAGCTCGACGCGATGCTCTCGGCCTGGTTGCCGGTGACCCACGGCGAGTACTGGGCCAAGAACAAGGACAAAGTGGTCGATTACGGCCCCAACTTCAAGGACGCCAAGATCGGCTTGATTGTGCCGGAGTACGTCAAGGCCAAGTCCATTGAGGACCTCAAGACCGATACCACCTTCAAGAACAAGATCGTCGGCATCGATGCCGGTTCAGGCGTGATGCTCAAGACTGACGAAGCCATCAAGCAGTACGGCCTCGATTACAAACTGCAGGCCAGCTCGGGCGCGGCGATGATCGCCGAGTTGACTCGTGCCGAAGACAAGCAGGAATCCATTGCCGTTACCGGTTGGGTGCCGCACTGGATGTTCGCCAAGTGGAAACTGCGCTTCCTTGACGATCCAAAAGGCGTTTATGGCGCGGCTGAAACCGTCAACAGCATCGGCAGCAAAGGCCTGGAGGCTAAAGCGCCGGAAGTTGCGGCCTTCCTAAAAAAATTCCAATGGGCCTCCAAGGATGAAATCGGCGAAGTCATGCTCGCCATCCAGGAGGGCGCCAAGCCTGACGCCGCGGCCAAGGATTGGGTCGCCAAGCACCCTGAGCGCGTTGCCGAGTGGACCGGTAAGTAA